In the genome of Rhodospirillales bacterium, one region contains:
- the eno gene encoding phosphopyruvate hydratase has protein sequence MAAIVDIHAREILDSRGNPTIEVDVVLETGVVGRAAVPSGASTGTHEAVELRDGDARRYHGKGVQKAVGAVNGEIFDALGGMDADDQHGIDSALIGFDGTDNKARLGANAILGVSLATARAAAEDNLVPLYRHVGGLTAHRLPVPMMNVLNGGVHADNALDFQEFMIVPVGATTFADALRAGSEVFQALKKALSEQGLSTNVGDEGGFAPDLGSTTQAIDLLMTAIEATGRKPGDDVALALDVASTEFFKDGRYVMEGTGKTHDAASMIGFYGELMANYPIMSIEDGLAEDDWQGWIAMTEALGDRVQLVGDDLFVTNTERVAEGLAQGAANAVLVKVNQIGTLTETMATVDMAHRGGFATVMSHRSGETEDTTIADLAVALGDGQIKTGSLSRSDRTAKYNRLLRIEEELGAAAYYPGHAAFHASRG, from the coding sequence ATGGCCGCCATTGTCGACATTCATGCACGCGAGATCCTCGACAGCCGGGGTAACCCGACCATCGAGGTCGATGTCGTTCTCGAAACCGGCGTCGTCGGCCGGGCCGCGGTGCCGTCGGGCGCCTCGACCGGAACGCACGAGGCGGTCGAACTGCGTGACGGCGACGCCAGGCGCTACCACGGCAAGGGTGTGCAGAAGGCGGTCGGCGCGGTGAACGGCGAAATCTTCGATGCCCTGGGCGGCATGGATGCGGACGATCAGCACGGCATCGACAGCGCCCTGATCGGCTTCGACGGCACGGACAACAAGGCCAGGCTTGGTGCCAACGCCATCCTGGGCGTCAGCCTCGCCACGGCCCGGGCTGCGGCAGAAGACAATCTGGTTCCGCTCTACCGCCATGTCGGCGGTCTGACGGCGCACCGGCTGCCGGTGCCGATGATGAACGTGCTCAACGGCGGTGTGCATGCCGACAATGCGCTCGACTTCCAGGAGTTCATGATCGTGCCGGTCGGTGCCACGACTTTCGCCGACGCCCTGCGCGCGGGTTCCGAGGTCTTCCAGGCGCTCAAGAAGGCACTGTCCGAGCAAGGCCTGTCGACCAACGTGGGCGATGAGGGCGGTTTCGCGCCCGATCTCGGCAGCACGACGCAGGCGATCGATCTTCTGATGACCGCCATTGAGGCGACTGGCCGCAAGCCGGGCGACGATGTCGCGCTCGCGCTCGATGTCGCCTCGACCGAGTTCTTCAAGGATGGCCGCTATGTCATGGAAGGCACAGGCAAAACCCATGACGCCGCAAGCATGATCGGGTTCTACGGCGAGCTCATGGCGAACTATCCGATTATGTCGATCGAGGATGGTCTGGCCGAGGACGACTGGCAGGGCTGGATCGCCATGACCGAAGCGCTCGGCGACCGCGTCCAACTGGTCGGCGACGACCTCTTTGTCACCAACACCGAACGTGTGGCCGAAGGTCTCGCGCAAGGTGCCGCCAATGCGGTGCTCGTCAAGGTCAACCAGATCGGCACGCTGACCGAGACCATGGCCACGGTCGACATGGCCCATCGCGGCGGTTTTGCGACTGTCATGTCCCATCGTTCCGGCGAAACCGAGGACACGACCATTGCCGATCTGGCCGTCGCGCTGGGCGACGGCCAGATCAAGACCGGATCGCTGTCGCGCTCCGATCGCACGGCGAAATACAACCGGCTTCTCAGGATCGAGGAGGAACTGGGTGCCGCGGCATACTATCCCGGACATGCCGCGTTCCACGCTTCCCGAGGTTAG
- the secG gene encoding preprotein translocase subunit SecG, with product MQTVLIILHVLFALAIVGLVLLQRSEGGGLGLGGGGGGAGSMSGLMSARGTANFLTRATAIAATLFFVSSLALSMFFSTSGERRSIVEDIPAQTAPVESIEDQLPSVPVSE from the coding sequence GTGCAAACGGTACTGATCATTCTTCATGTTTTGTTCGCGCTCGCGATCGTCGGCCTTGTTCTGCTGCAGCGGAGCGAGGGGGGCGGCCTTGGACTGGGGGGTGGCGGCGGTGGTGCCGGTAGCATGTCGGGCCTGATGTCGGCCCGCGGCACAGCAAACTTCCTGACGCGCGCGACGGCCATTGCGGCCACGCTGTTCTTCGTGTCGAGCTTGGCGCTGAGCATGTTTTTCTCGACCAGCGGCGAACGCCGTTCGATCGTCGAGGACATTCCGGCGCAGACCGCACCCGTCGAGTCGATCGAGGACCAGCTCCCCAGCGTTCCGGTCAGTGAATGA
- a CDS encoding CTP synthase, with the protein MARYIFVTGGVVSSLGKGLTTASLGALLQARGFKVRLRKFDPYLNVDPGTMSPYQHGEVYVTDDGAETDLDLGHYERFTGVSARQSDTVTSGRVYSDVLQSERRGGYLGGTVQVIPHVTDVIKEYIQADTEDADFVLCEVGGTVGDIEGLPFFEAMRQMVQELPHRHAILIHHTLVPYLKAAGEMKTKPTQHSVKELRSIGVQPDILVCRSEHSIPDSDRSKIARFCNVRESAVIPALDVDTIYQVPISYHDAGLDREVLAAFGVTDQIGPNLGTWRSIVDSIRNPDGEVTIAVVGKYTGLADAYKSLVEALTHGGIANRVRVNLNWIDSEIFEQEDAVTLLESVHGILVPGGFGERGAEGKVAAATFARQHRIPYFGICFGMQMAVIEVSRNLAGIEGASSTEFGPAKDPVVGLMTEWTRDNEVETRSADDDLGGTMRLGAYDCTLAANSRVRAIYGTDHISERHRHRYEVNINYRKVLEDCGLLFAGLSPDGELPEIIELASHPWFIGVQFHPELKSRPFSPHPLFASFVEAAVTQSRLV; encoded by the coding sequence ATGGCGCGGTACATCTTTGTCACCGGCGGCGTGGTTTCCTCGCTCGGTAAGGGTCTAACGACGGCTTCTCTCGGCGCGCTGCTGCAGGCGCGCGGCTTCAAGGTGCGACTGAGGAAGTTCGACCCCTATCTGAATGTCGATCCCGGGACCATGAGCCCCTATCAGCACGGCGAGGTCTACGTCACCGACGACGGTGCCGAGACGGACCTCGACCTTGGCCATTACGAACGGTTTACGGGCGTTTCGGCGCGCCAGAGCGATACCGTGACGAGCGGACGGGTCTATTCCGATGTTCTGCAGAGTGAGCGGCGCGGCGGTTATCTGGGCGGTACGGTCCAGGTCATTCCGCACGTCACCGACGTGATCAAGGAATACATCCAGGCCGACACGGAGGATGCGGATTTCGTACTCTGCGAGGTCGGCGGCACCGTCGGCGACATTGAGGGGCTGCCGTTCTTCGAGGCGATGCGCCAGATGGTCCAGGAACTGCCCCACCGGCACGCCATCCTGATCCACCACACGCTCGTGCCCTATCTGAAGGCGGCCGGTGAGATGAAGACCAAGCCGACCCAGCACTCGGTGAAGGAGCTCCGCTCCATCGGCGTGCAGCCCGACATCCTCGTTTGCCGCTCGGAACACTCCATTCCCGACAGCGACCGCAGCAAGATCGCCCGGTTCTGCAATGTACGGGAATCGGCCGTGATCCCGGCGCTCGACGTTGACACGATCTATCAGGTGCCAATTTCCTATCATGATGCCGGCCTGGACCGCGAGGTGCTGGCAGCGTTCGGCGTCACCGACCAGATCGGCCCGAACCTCGGGACCTGGCGCAGTATCGTCGATAGTATTCGCAATCCCGACGGCGAGGTGACGATCGCTGTCGTCGGCAAGTACACGGGTCTGGCCGACGCCTACAAGTCACTGGTCGAAGCGCTGACCCACGGCGGTATCGCGAACAGGGTCCGGGTCAATCTCAACTGGATCGATTCGGAGATTTTCGAGCAGGAGGATGCGGTCACGCTTCTCGAATCGGTCCACGGCATCCTCGTTCCCGGCGGGTTCGGCGAGCGTGGTGCCGAGGGCAAGGTGGCGGCTGCAACCTTCGCCCGGCAGCATCGGATTCCCTATTTTGGCATCTGTTTCGGCATGCAGATGGCCGTCATTGAGGTGTCACGCAATCTGGCCGGCATCGAAGGCGCGTCGTCCACCGAGTTCGGTCCGGCCAAGGACCCGGTTGTGGGCCTGATGACGGAATGGACGCGGGACAACGAGGTCGAGACCCGATCGGCCGACGACGATCTCGGCGGCACCATGCGGCTCGGCGCTTATGACTGCACGCTGGCCGCCAACAGCCGTGTCCGGGCAATCTACGGCACCGACCACATCAGCGAGCGGCACCGCCATCGCTACGAGGTCAACATCAACTATCGTAAGGTGCTGGAAGATTGCGGCCTGCTCTTCGCCGGCCTCTCGCCAGACGGCGAATTGCCGGAGATCATCGAGCTGGCCAGCCATCCCTGGTTCATCGGCGTTCAGTTCCATCCCGAGCTCAAGTCGAGACCGTTTTCGCCGCATCCGCTGTTCGCATCGTTCGTCGAGGCAGCGGTGACCCAGTCGCGTCTGGTATAG
- the kdsA gene encoding 3-deoxy-8-phosphooctulonate synthase: MMTHNTNIRLGRVTVGNDLPLVLISGPCAVETRDHALQTSERLVEVCDRLGLGFVYKSSCDKANRSSLSSGRGVGMDEGLAILEAVRETHGCPVLTDVHEREQCSAAADSVDVLQIPAFLCRQTDLLVAAAETGKAVNVKKGQFLAPWDMTHAVAKVTESGNPNVMVTERGASFGYNTLVSDMRALPILAKHGVPVVFDATHSVQQPGGRGGTSGGQREFVPVLARAAVAVGVAAVFMETHEDPENAPSDGPNMVPLDQMPQVLDQLVAIDALAKEFTNKA, from the coding sequence ATCATGACCCACAACACGAACATCCGTCTTGGCCGGGTGACCGTCGGCAACGACCTTCCGCTGGTGCTGATCAGCGGCCCCTGCGCTGTCGAGACGCGCGATCATGCGCTGCAGACTTCGGAGCGTCTGGTGGAGGTCTGTGATCGCCTGGGTCTCGGATTCGTCTACAAGAGCTCATGCGACAAGGCCAACCGGTCGAGCCTCTCGTCGGGCCGCGGTGTCGGCATGGACGAGGGGCTCGCGATCCTTGAGGCGGTCCGGGAAACCCACGGTTGTCCGGTTCTGACCGACGTTCACGAGCGTGAACAGTGTTCTGCCGCCGCCGACTCGGTCGATGTGCTTCAGATTCCTGCATTTTTGTGCCGTCAGACCGACCTGCTGGTGGCCGCGGCCGAGACCGGTAAGGCGGTCAATGTAAAGAAGGGACAATTCCTTGCCCCATGGGATATGACCCACGCCGTGGCGAAGGTGACGGAGTCCGGCAATCCCAATGTGATGGTCACCGAGCGTGGTGCCAGCTTCGGCTACAATACCCTAGTCTCCGATATGCGGGCATTGCCGATTCTCGCCAAGCACGGCGTGCCGGTCGTGTTCGATGCGACCCATTCGGTGCAGCAACCCGGCGGACGCGGCGGCACGAGCGGCGGGCAACGCGAATTCGTGCCCGTACTGGCGCGCGCTGCGGTCGCGGTCGGGGTTGCGGCGGTCTTCATGGAGACCCATGAAGACCCGGAAAATGCGCCGTCGGACGGCCCCAACATGGTGCCGCTCGATCAGATGCCGCAGGTGCTCGATCAGCTCGTTGCGATCGACGCGCTCGCCAAGGAGTTCACGAACAAGGCCTGA
- a CDS encoding triose-phosphate isomerase — protein MRSLIAGNWKMNGLRGDGRERAEALRKRVAGAEVCDVLICPPATLLSELAGVLDGSAVALGAQDCHVSASGAFTGDLAAPMLADIGCSHVIVGHSERRRDNREGDADVAAKASAAHDAGLTAIICIGESAEERDGGRALDVVRGQLEGSLPAGATSANTVVAYEPVWAIGTGNTATPNDVAAMHDALRAALVERLGNEQGGGIRLLYGGSVNADNVAELLAVPHVNGTLVGGASLKVDAFWTIVENGATS, from the coding sequence ATGCGTTCGCTGATCGCGGGAAACTGGAAGATGAACGGCTTGCGCGGTGACGGCCGCGAGCGTGCTGAGGCGTTGCGCAAACGAGTGGCCGGCGCTGAGGTCTGCGATGTCCTGATCTGTCCGCCCGCCACGCTGTTGTCTGAACTGGCGGGCGTGCTCGACGGGTCCGCGGTGGCTCTCGGCGCACAGGATTGCCATGTCAGTGCCAGCGGCGCGTTCACCGGCGATCTTGCCGCACCCATGCTTGCTGACATCGGTTGTTCTCACGTGATCGTCGGACACTCCGAACGCCGTCGCGACAACCGGGAAGGTGACGCGGATGTTGCCGCCAAGGCTTCGGCCGCGCACGACGCCGGGCTCACGGCCATCATCTGCATCGGTGAGAGTGCCGAGGAGCGCGACGGGGGACGCGCACTCGACGTTGTCCGTGGCCAACTTGAGGGCTCGCTACCCGCAGGAGCGACATCGGCCAACACGGTCGTCGCCTACGAACCCGTCTGGGCCATCGGTACCGGCAACACGGCCACGCCCAATGATGTCGCGGCGATGCACGATGCGTTGCGCGCCGCTCTGGTCGAACGCCTCGGAAACGAGCAGGGCGGCGGCATTCGCTTGCTCTACGGCGGATCGGTGAATGCCGACAACGTGGCCGAACTGCTCGCGGTGCCGCACGTGAATGGCACCCTTGTGGGCGGTGCGAGCCTGAAGGTTGACGCCTTCTGGACCATCGTGGAGAATGGCGCGACCTCTTGA
- a CDS encoding septum formation initiator family protein produces the protein MPVVLGMCVVVYFGYHAIQGQHGVIMLLSHERRIAQAEVELAAAKAEEERLAHHVALLRPQSLDRDMLDEQVRLVLNLAHPDEIVILRDDLRSETH, from the coding sequence ATGCCGGTGGTCTTGGGCATGTGCGTGGTGGTCTATTTCGGCTACCACGCGATCCAGGGACAACACGGTGTGATTATGCTGCTGTCGCACGAGCGCCGCATCGCCCAAGCCGAGGTTGAACTGGCCGCTGCGAAGGCGGAAGAGGAACGGCTGGCCCACCATGTCGCGCTGCTCCGTCCGCAGAGCCTCGACCGCGACATGCTCGACGAGCAGGTTCGGCTCGTGCTCAATCTCGCCCATCCCGATGAGATCGTGATCCTGCGCGACGATCTGCGCAGCGAAACGCACTAA
- the pdhA gene encoding pyruvate dehydrogenase (acetyl-transferring) E1 component subunit alpha, with product MPMARTAAKAKTSRKAADKSGENVPPVADDLLLDFYRRMLLVRRFEEKVGQMYGMGLIGGFCHLYIGQEAVVVGIDTAIGPEDAVITSYRCHGHALIRGVEPKAVMAELTGRAGGVSQGKGGSMHMFDLERGFYGGHGIVGAQVPLGAGIAFAQKYRGDGNITMIFFGEGAANQGQVYETFNMASLWKLPVVFVVENNQYAMGTAIARAKAGTELCHRGEAFGIPGMQVDGMDVEKVYAATRKALDHVRSGDGPILVEMQTYRYRGHSMSDPAKYRSKDEVQKVRAEHDPIDHLRETIARRGVADDDQLKQIDKEVKSAVAEAAEFAQTSPEPDLGELMTDIYVDHAAA from the coding sequence ATGCCCATGGCCCGTACCGCCGCAAAGGCGAAGACGTCGCGCAAGGCTGCCGACAAGAGTGGGGAGAACGTCCCGCCTGTCGCGGACGACCTGCTTCTCGATTTCTATCGCAGGATGCTTCTGGTTCGACGCTTCGAGGAGAAGGTCGGTCAGATGTATGGCATGGGCCTGATCGGCGGTTTCTGTCACCTCTACATCGGTCAGGAGGCGGTCGTCGTCGGTATTGACACCGCGATCGGCCCCGAGGATGCCGTGATCACGAGCTATCGCTGTCATGGCCATGCGCTGATCCGCGGTGTCGAGCCCAAGGCCGTGATGGCCGAGCTGACCGGCCGCGCCGGCGGTGTGTCGCAGGGCAAGGGCGGCTCGATGCACATGTTCGATCTCGAGCGTGGTTTCTACGGCGGCCACGGCATCGTCGGCGCACAGGTGCCGCTGGGCGCGGGCATCGCTTTCGCCCAGAAGTATCGCGGCGACGGCAATATCACGATGATCTTCTTCGGCGAGGGTGCGGCGAACCAGGGTCAGGTCTACGAGACCTTCAACATGGCGAGCCTTTGGAAACTGCCGGTCGTGTTTGTCGTGGAGAACAACCAGTACGCCATGGGCACCGCGATCGCGCGCGCCAAGGCGGGCACCGAGCTCTGCCATCGCGGCGAGGCCTTTGGTATTCCAGGCATGCAGGTCGACGGCATGGATGTCGAGAAGGTCTACGCGGCGACCCGGAAAGCTCTGGACCATGTCCGATCCGGTGATGGCCCGATCCTGGTCGAGATGCAGACCTACCGTTACCGCGGCCATTCCATGTCGGACCCGGCGAAGTATCGCAGCAAGGACGAGGTCCAGAAGGTACGGGCCGAGCATGACCCGATCGATCACCTGCGCGAGACGATCGCCAGGCGCGGCGTGGCCGACGACGATCAGCTCAAGCAGATCGACAAGGAGGTCAAGAGCGCGGTCGCCGAGGCCGCCGAGTTCGCCCAGACCAGCCCCGAGCCCGACCTCGGCGAGTTGATGACCGATATCTACGTCGATCACGCAGCGGCCTGA